In Helianthus annuus cultivar XRQ/B chromosome 9, HanXRQr2.0-SUNRISE, whole genome shotgun sequence, the following are encoded in one genomic region:
- the LOC110876739 gene encoding uncharacterized protein LOC110876739 has protein sequence MGGLEQVYDSVDDTEISSDWSKETDEGDDQRSRSQMKQDAFSGRIQMQPLVLVKAYRGGRFLRSPWIQIEKLNLVIKELVKENDEEKERLNGIIARLLAEKKKDKVDKDAMPDTMPQIEAMLTSII, from the exons ATGGGAGGACTGGAACAG GTTTATGATAGCGTTGACGACACTGAGATAAGTTCTGATTGGTCTAAGGAGACCGATGAAGGAGACGATCAACGGTCCAGATCGCAAATGAAGCAAGATGCTTTTAGTGGCCGTATTCAAATGCAACCGTTGGTTTTGGTGAAGGCGTATCGTGGTGGTCGTTTCTTGAGGTCCCCGTGGATTCAG ATTGAAAAGTTGAACTTAGTTATCAAGGAGCTCGTTAaggaaaatgatgaagaaaaagaaaggcTAAATGGAATTATTGCCAGGTTGTTGGCTGAAAAGAAAAAAGATAAGGTGGATAAAGATGCTATGCCCGATACGATGCCACAAATTGAAGCTATGTTAACAAGTATAATTTGA